A region of Plantactinospora sp. BC1 DNA encodes the following proteins:
- a CDS encoding serine hydrolase, whose translation MSRVNRRTALGIGSAATAGVVLGTATPAMAAPNSGGKGLDSPDRARADRVAAIYRRERTKAGGNWYAYLSVASGTGPAPLPAVRENQDTVVEAYSVNKIAVATAVLDKVDRGLLTLDQRVEVTSGIVVPGGDGIFSLDGAYPSSVTLGHVLAALLTVSDDTAVRLCGLVCPAAELNQILVGKGFPKTQVEPVANPNRFFLGTSTARETHDLLQALVRGTLLSATSTTFLLNQLRAPIAFTDGIRRNMSSADRARIATKAGWFGNARHEAGLIFDPAGTPVLTYVLFADGQADPDNFGSTHPAVQARAAMGPAFLAAVDGLSNLSVPARRPRMYQPTNGG comes from the coding sequence GTGAGCAGGGTGAATCGCAGGACCGCACTGGGCATCGGCAGCGCCGCCACCGCCGGCGTCGTGCTCGGTACCGCCACTCCGGCGATGGCCGCGCCGAACAGTGGCGGGAAGGGACTCGACAGCCCCGACCGGGCCCGCGCCGACCGGGTCGCCGCGATCTACCGCCGGGAGAGGACGAAGGCCGGCGGGAACTGGTACGCGTACCTGAGCGTCGCCAGCGGGACCGGCCCGGCGCCGCTACCGGCGGTACGGGAGAACCAGGACACCGTCGTCGAGGCGTACAGCGTCAACAAGATCGCGGTGGCGACGGCGGTGCTGGACAAGGTCGACCGGGGGCTGCTCACCCTGGACCAGCGGGTCGAGGTCACCTCGGGGATCGTGGTGCCCGGCGGTGACGGCATCTTCAGCCTGGACGGCGCCTACCCCAGCTCGGTGACCCTGGGCCACGTACTCGCCGCGCTGCTGACCGTCTCCGACGACACCGCCGTCCGGCTCTGCGGCCTGGTCTGCCCGGCCGCCGAACTCAACCAGATCCTGGTCGGCAAGGGCTTCCCGAAGACCCAGGTCGAGCCGGTCGCCAACCCGAACCGGTTCTTCCTCGGCACCAGCACCGCCCGGGAGACCCACGACCTGCTCCAGGCGCTGGTCCGGGGCACGCTGCTCTCCGCCACCTCGACCACCTTCCTGCTCAACCAGCTCCGGGCGCCGATCGCGTTCACCGACGGCATCCGCCGGAACATGTCCTCGGCCGACCGGGCCCGGATCGCCACCAAGGCGGGCTGGTTCGGCAACGCCCGGCACGAGGCCGGACTGATCTTCGATCCGGCCGGCACGCCGGTGCTGACGTACGTGCTCTTCGCCGACGGCCAGGCCGACCCGGACAACTTCGGTTCGACCCACCCGGCGGTGCAGGCCCGGGCGGCGATGGGCCCGGCCTTCCTCGCCGCGGTCGACGGGCTGAGCAACCTGTCGGTGCCGGCCCGCCGCCCCCGGATGTACCAGCCGACCAACGGCGGCTGA
- a CDS encoding succinate dehydrogenase/fumarate reductase iron-sulfur subunit: protein MNLTLRIWRQSGPDDPGRMVSYQVPDVSPDMSFLEMLDVLNDRLTLDGEEPIAFDHDCREGICGACGMVINGVAHGPERATTACQLHMRHFRDGQTIDIEPWRAKAFPVIKDLVVDRSAFDRIIAAGGYITAPTGSAPEAHAQLVRKSDADAAFESAACIACGACVAACPNGSAMLFTAAKVSHLSLLPQGQPERSTRVVGMVDAHDEAGFGGCTNIGECTAVCPKGIPLTSIGRLNRDYLKATRERDGAPGT, encoded by the coding sequence GTGAACCTGACCCTGCGGATCTGGCGCCAGAGCGGACCGGACGATCCCGGCCGGATGGTCAGCTACCAGGTCCCGGACGTCTCCCCCGACATGTCGTTCCTGGAGATGCTGGACGTACTCAACGACCGGCTGACCCTCGACGGCGAGGAACCGATCGCCTTCGACCACGACTGCCGGGAAGGCATCTGCGGCGCCTGCGGCATGGTGATCAACGGTGTGGCACACGGCCCGGAGCGGGCGACCACGGCCTGCCAGCTCCACATGCGACACTTTCGGGACGGCCAGACCATCGACATCGAGCCGTGGCGGGCCAAGGCGTTCCCGGTGATCAAGGACCTGGTGGTGGACCGGAGCGCATTCGACCGGATCATCGCGGCCGGCGGATACATCACCGCGCCGACCGGCTCCGCCCCGGAGGCGCACGCCCAACTCGTCCGCAAGTCCGACGCCGACGCCGCCTTCGAGTCGGCCGCCTGCATCGCCTGCGGCGCCTGCGTCGCGGCCTGCCCGAACGGTTCGGCGATGCTCTTCACCGCCGCCAAGGTGAGCCACCTGAGCCTGCTGCCGCAGGGTCAGCCGGAGCGTTCCACCCGGGTCGTCGGGATGGTCGACGCGCACGACGAGGCCGGTTTCGGCGGCTGCACCAACATCGGCGAGTGCACCGCCGTCTGTCCGAAGGGGATCCCGCTGACCAGCATCGGCCGGCTCAACCGGGACTATCTCAAGGCCACCCGGGAGCGGGACGGAGCGCCCGGCACCTGA
- a CDS encoding fumarate reductase/succinate dehydrogenase flavoprotein subunit codes for MDLFTIGEPIADTKAPDGPIETRWQRRRFSAKLVNPANRRKLTVIVVGTGLAGGSAAATLGEQGYQVKSYCYQDSPRRAHSIAAQGGINAAKNYRNDGDSIQRLFYDTVKGGDFRSRESNVRRLAEVSVEIIDQAVAQGVPFAREYGGLLDTRSFGGAQVQRTFYARGQTGQQLLLGAYQALERQIGLGRVEMHSRHEMLELIVVDGRARGIVVRDLVTGEITTDFADAVVLATGGYGNVFYLSTNAKGCNVTATWRAHRKGALFANPCYTQIHPTCIPVSGDHQSKLTLMSESLRNDGRVWVPKAAGDDRPPRQIPEDERDYFLERMYPSFGNLVPRDIASRAAKNVCDSGRGVGQTGLGVYLDFADAIDRLGRSAIADRYGNLFEMYQRITGEDPYEVPMRIYPAVHYTMGGLWVDYDLQSTIPGLFVIGEANFSDHGANRLGASALMQGLADGYFVLPSTIADYLAAGPFESLAEDHPEVVAARDDVTDRLGRLLACQGDRTVDSFHRELGQIMWDHCGMERSDAGLRKALAEIRSLREQFWQRVRVPGDGEGLNQALEKAGRVADFFELAELMCIDALHRTESAGGHFRSESQTPEGEAQRDDDNFSYVAAWEFTGADRPPVLHREDLVFEYVHPTQRSYK; via the coding sequence CTGGACCTCTTCACCATCGGCGAGCCGATCGCCGACACCAAGGCGCCGGACGGGCCGATCGAGACCCGCTGGCAGCGCCGCCGGTTCTCCGCCAAACTCGTCAACCCGGCCAACCGGCGCAAGCTCACCGTGATCGTCGTCGGCACCGGGCTGGCCGGCGGCTCGGCCGCGGCGACGCTGGGCGAGCAGGGCTACCAGGTCAAGTCATACTGCTACCAGGACAGCCCGCGTCGGGCGCACTCGATCGCCGCCCAGGGCGGCATCAACGCGGCCAAGAACTACCGCAACGACGGCGACTCGATCCAGCGCCTCTTCTACGACACCGTCAAGGGCGGCGACTTCCGGTCCCGGGAGTCGAACGTACGCCGGCTCGCCGAGGTCTCGGTGGAGATCATCGACCAGGCGGTGGCCCAGGGCGTACCGTTCGCCCGGGAGTACGGCGGACTGCTCGACACCCGCTCGTTCGGCGGCGCCCAGGTGCAGCGCACCTTCTACGCCCGGGGCCAGACGGGCCAGCAGTTGCTGCTCGGGGCGTACCAGGCGCTGGAGCGGCAGATCGGGCTCGGCCGGGTCGAGATGCACAGCCGGCACGAGATGCTGGAACTGATCGTGGTCGACGGCCGGGCCCGGGGCATCGTGGTCCGCGACCTGGTCACCGGCGAGATCACTACCGACTTCGCCGACGCCGTGGTGCTGGCCACCGGCGGCTACGGCAACGTCTTCTACCTCTCCACCAACGCCAAGGGTTGCAACGTCACCGCCACCTGGCGGGCGCACCGCAAGGGCGCGCTCTTCGCCAACCCCTGCTACACGCAGATCCACCCGACCTGCATCCCGGTCTCCGGCGACCACCAGTCGAAGCTGACCCTGATGAGCGAGTCGCTGCGCAACGACGGGCGGGTCTGGGTGCCGAAGGCGGCCGGCGACGACCGGCCACCCCGGCAGATCCCCGAGGACGAGCGGGACTACTTCCTGGAGCGGATGTACCCGTCCTTCGGCAACCTCGTCCCCCGGGACATCGCCTCCCGGGCGGCCAAGAACGTCTGCGACTCCGGCCGGGGCGTCGGGCAGACCGGGCTCGGCGTCTATCTCGACTTCGCCGACGCGATCGACCGGCTCGGCCGCTCCGCGATCGCCGACCGGTACGGCAACCTCTTCGAGATGTACCAGCGGATCACCGGCGAGGACCCGTACGAGGTGCCGATGCGGATCTATCCGGCGGTGCACTACACGATGGGCGGGCTCTGGGTCGACTACGACCTCCAGTCGACCATTCCCGGCCTCTTCGTGATCGGCGAGGCGAACTTTTCCGACCACGGCGCCAACCGGCTCGGCGCCTCGGCGCTGATGCAGGGCCTGGCCGACGGCTACTTCGTACTGCCCAGCACCATCGCCGACTATCTCGCCGCCGGGCCGTTCGAGTCGCTGGCCGAGGACCATCCCGAGGTGGTGGCGGCCCGCGACGACGTCACCGACCGGCTGGGCCGGCTGCTCGCCTGCCAGGGCGACCGGACCGTCGACTCGTTCCACCGCGAGCTGGGCCAGATCATGTGGGACCACTGCGGCATGGAGCGCAGCGACGCCGGGCTGCGCAAGGCGCTCGCCGAGATCCGCAGTCTGCGGGAACAGTTCTGGCAGCGGGTGCGGGTGCCGGGCGACGGCGAGGGGCTCAACCAGGCGCTGGAGAAGGCCGGCCGGGTCGCCGACTTCTTCGAGCTGGCCGAGCTGATGTGCATCGACGCGCTGCACCGTACCGAGTCGGCGGGCGGGCACTTCCGGAGCGAGAGCCAGACCCCGGAGGGCGAGGCGCAGCGCGACGACGACAACTTCAGCTACGTGGCGGCCTGGGAGTTCACCGGCGCCGACCGCCCGCCGGTACTGCACAGGGAAGACCTGGTTTTCGAGTACGTCCACCCCACCCAGCGGAGTTACAAGTGA
- a CDS encoding succinate dehydrogenase cytochrome b subunit translates to MTAVSTRSPIRSSIGLKAVMAVTGILLVLFLIAHMLGNLKIFFGPESFDHYAHWLRTIGAPVLPDTWYLWIQRAVLGVALIAHIWSATVLARRARAARPVRYAHRPKVQGSYAARTMRWGGVIIALFVVYHLLDLTTGDLNPVGDPRRPYANVAADFAPERWYVTLLYTVAIVTLGFHLRHGMFSAFRSLGQQTPRGEARARALSLGFAVALCAGYLVVPFAVIAGLVR, encoded by the coding sequence GTGACAGCTGTATCGACGCGGTCGCCGATCCGGTCCAGCATCGGCCTCAAGGCCGTGATGGCGGTGACGGGCATCCTGCTGGTGCTCTTCCTCATCGCGCACATGCTCGGCAATCTCAAGATCTTCTTCGGCCCCGAGTCGTTCGACCACTACGCGCACTGGCTGCGTACCATCGGCGCTCCCGTGCTGCCGGACACCTGGTACCTCTGGATCCAGCGCGCCGTGCTCGGCGTCGCGCTGATCGCGCACATCTGGTCGGCCACCGTGCTGGCCCGGCGGGCCCGGGCGGCCCGACCCGTCCGGTACGCGCACCGCCCCAAGGTGCAGGGCAGCTACGCGGCCCGGACGATGCGCTGGGGCGGAGTGATCATCGCCCTCTTCGTCGTCTACCACCTGCTGGACCTGACCACCGGCGACCTGAACCCGGTCGGCGACCCGCGCCGGCCGTACGCGAACGTGGCCGCCGACTTCGCGCCGGAACGCTGGTACGTCACCCTGCTCTACACCGTCGCGATCGTCACCCTCGGCTTCCACCTGCGGCACGGCATGTTCAGCGCGTTCCGCAGCCTCGGTCAGCAGACCCCCCGGGGCGAGGCCCGGGCCCGGGCGCTCTCGCTCGGCTTCGCCGTCGCGCTCTGCGCCGGCTACCTGGTCGTCCCCTTCGCGGTGATCGCGGGATTGGTGCGCTGA
- a CDS encoding LysR family transcriptional regulator yields the protein MNVQLHQLRYFVAVAETRHFTHAADNVGITQPSLSKQIHALEADLGAPLFERVRGNIGLTAAGEVLLPLAERILADVDTARREVQELVGVRRGRVRLGATPSLATSLAPTVLRRFRDAHPGVDLRVEESGSQDLVRDLLRGELDLALIILPATGADPALIAEPILRDNLVVASLNPLPMTDSAGTMHLTDLRHQPLVMFRQGYDLRDATLRACREAGFEPSLAVDGGEMDAVLSFVEAGLGVALVPGIVVARRPRLWVTPLAPPGVHRTIALARRREPEPTHAARAFRRILLQYIGTAAENSTLPAGVTPY from the coding sequence ATCAACGTGCAGCTCCACCAGTTGAGATACTTCGTGGCGGTGGCAGAAACCCGGCATTTCACTCATGCCGCCGACAACGTGGGCATCACCCAGCCGTCGCTGAGTAAGCAGATTCACGCCCTGGAGGCGGACCTCGGCGCCCCGCTCTTCGAACGGGTACGCGGCAACATCGGGCTGACGGCGGCCGGCGAGGTGCTGCTGCCGCTCGCCGAACGCATCCTCGCCGACGTCGACACCGCCCGCCGGGAGGTGCAGGAACTCGTCGGGGTCCGGCGCGGCCGGGTACGCCTCGGCGCCACCCCCAGCCTCGCCACCTCGCTCGCCCCCACCGTGCTGCGCCGGTTCCGGGACGCCCACCCCGGCGTCGACCTGCGGGTGGAGGAGAGCGGCTCGCAGGACCTCGTCCGCGACCTGCTCCGGGGCGAACTGGACCTGGCGCTGATCATCCTGCCCGCGACCGGTGCCGACCCGGCGCTGATCGCCGAGCCGATCCTCCGGGACAACCTGGTGGTCGCCTCGCTCAACCCGCTGCCGATGACCGACTCGGCCGGCACCATGCACCTCACCGACCTGCGCCACCAGCCGCTGGTGATGTTCCGGCAGGGCTACGACCTGCGGGACGCCACCCTGCGGGCCTGCCGGGAGGCGGGCTTCGAGCCCTCGCTCGCGGTGGACGGCGGCGAGATGGACGCGGTGCTGAGCTTCGTGGAGGCGGGACTCGGCGTGGCCCTGGTGCCGGGCATCGTGGTCGCCCGCCGCCCGAGACTCTGGGTCACCCCGCTGGCCCCGCCGGGAGTGCACCGGACCATCGCGCTGGCCCGGCGCCGGGAACCGGAACCCACCCACGCGGCGCGGGCGTTCCGGCGGATCCTGCTGCAATACATCGGTACGGCGGCCGAGAACTCGACGCTGCCGGCGGGCGTCACGCCGTACTGA
- a CDS encoding tetratricopeptide repeat protein, whose product MRDWERRVAEAWASIDEYEGREDDFRALIESLAAELPDGDPVAAFERACAWDSTGHSDRAVPLYRWALDHGLAGYRRRRAVIQMSSSLRNIGEAELAVTLLEAERDIDPATLDEPTRGLADAISATLALCLADSGREREAVSVAVAALAPHLPRYQRSMANYARLLLTPDGRLE is encoded by the coding sequence ATGCGGGACTGGGAGCGGCGGGTCGCCGAGGCGTGGGCGTCGATCGACGAGTACGAGGGCCGGGAGGACGACTTCCGGGCCCTGATCGAGAGCCTGGCGGCGGAGTTGCCCGACGGCGATCCGGTCGCCGCGTTCGAGCGGGCCTGTGCCTGGGACTCCACCGGCCACTCCGACCGGGCCGTTCCGCTCTACCGGTGGGCTCTCGACCACGGACTCGCCGGCTACCGGCGGCGCCGCGCCGTGATCCAGATGTCCAGCTCGCTGCGGAACATCGGAGAGGCCGAACTCGCGGTCACCCTGCTGGAGGCCGAGCGCGACATCGACCCGGCGACGCTGGACGAGCCGACCCGGGGGCTCGCCGACGCGATCAGCGCGACGCTGGCGCTCTGCCTGGCCGACAGCGGCCGGGAACGGGAGGCGGTATCGGTCGCGGTCGCCGCGCTCGCCCCGCACCTGCCCCGCTACCAGCGCTCGATGGCGAACTACGCGCGACTGCTCCTCACCCCTGACGGGAGGCTGGAATAG
- a CDS encoding DUF1707 domain-containing protein, which yields MSGELVPPRREVRLSDAEREAVVSRLSAAVAEGRLTLPEFEERVDAVLRARTDAEVQPYVADLPDVAPAVAPDEVVELNSFAGEIKRSGRWAVPRKLVVRSKAGTVKLDLRHAVISHRVVDVDLATQAGSTTIVLPAGATANIDGVNTSAGTATAKVPSTPEPGSTAPHLVVTGSTAAGTLVVRYERRFWRWRW from the coding sequence GTGAGTGGTGAGTTGGTCCCGCCGAGGCGGGAGGTGCGCCTGTCCGACGCCGAGCGGGAGGCCGTCGTCTCCCGGTTGAGCGCTGCGGTCGCGGAGGGCCGGTTGACCCTGCCCGAGTTCGAGGAGCGCGTCGACGCCGTGCTCCGTGCGCGGACCGATGCCGAGGTGCAGCCCTACGTCGCCGACCTGCCGGACGTGGCCCCGGCCGTCGCACCCGACGAGGTCGTCGAACTGAACAGCTTCGCCGGGGAGATCAAGCGCTCGGGTCGGTGGGCCGTACCCCGGAAACTCGTGGTGCGCAGCAAGGCCGGCACCGTCAAGCTCGACCTGCGGCACGCCGTGATCAGTCACCGCGTGGTCGACGTCGACCTCGCCACCCAGGCGGGCTCCACGACCATCGTGTTGCCGGCAGGCGCGACCGCCAACATCGACGGGGTCAACACGAGCGCCGGTACGGCGACGGCCAAGGTGCCGTCCACCCCCGAACCCGGCTCGACCGCCCCGCACCTCGTCGTCACCGGCAGCACCGCCGCCGGGACGCTGGTGGTGCGCTACGAGCGCCGCTTCTGGCGCTGGCGCTGGTAA
- a CDS encoding helix-turn-helix transcriptional regulator, which produces MNVAARKQPPTVRLRRLAAELRALRHHAGLTREDVAERTHMNPATLWRLETARARPQRRTLLGLLDVYGVADLERRLELVDLAKDAGQLGWLQAYEDQLPDEYSTYISFESEAQSVRNYESLFVPGLLQTEAYARALIAGVLPEITEDEVERRVEARLKRQEVLARAEPLRVWAIIDESVLHRRVGSGDVIRDQLQHLTKLSKLPNITVQVLPYDVGAHPGMHGAFAIMGFPDSADPELVYLENRVNGLFLERDTDIASYTDLFEHLRAAALNPAASVRMIGRVTEQH; this is translated from the coding sequence ATGAACGTGGCGGCACGAAAACAACCGCCGACCGTCAGACTGCGCCGACTGGCGGCGGAACTCCGCGCACTGCGGCACCACGCCGGACTCACCCGGGAAGACGTCGCGGAACGGACCCACATGAATCCCGCCACGCTCTGGCGGCTCGAAACCGCGCGGGCGCGACCTCAGCGCCGGACCCTGCTCGGCCTGCTCGACGTCTACGGCGTCGCGGATCTCGAACGCCGGCTCGAACTGGTCGACCTGGCCAAGGACGCCGGGCAACTGGGCTGGTTGCAGGCGTACGAGGACCAACTGCCCGACGAGTACAGCACCTACATCTCGTTCGAGTCCGAGGCCCAGTCGGTCCGCAACTACGAGTCGCTCTTCGTCCCGGGCCTGCTCCAGACCGAGGCGTACGCCCGAGCCTTGATCGCCGGCGTCCTGCCGGAGATTACCGAGGACGAGGTGGAACGCCGGGTCGAGGCGCGACTCAAGCGCCAGGAGGTGCTTGCCCGGGCCGAGCCGTTGCGGGTGTGGGCCATCATCGACGAGAGCGTCCTGCACCGGCGAGTCGGCTCAGGCGACGTGATCCGTGACCAGTTGCAACACCTCACCAAGCTCAGCAAGCTGCCAAACATCACGGTGCAGGTGCTGCCCTACGACGTGGGCGCACATCCCGGAATGCACGGCGCGTTCGCGATCATGGGTTTTCCGGATTCGGCCGATCCGGAACTGGTGTACCTCGAAAATCGGGTCAATGGCCTTTTCCTGGAACGTGACACTGACATCGCCAGCTACACCGATCTATTCGAGCATCTGCGCGCGGCGGCGCTCAATCCGGCGGCCTCCGTCCGGATGATCGGCCGCGTCACCGAACAGCACTGA
- a CDS encoding DUF397 domain-containing protein encodes MYDVNMSSARWRTSSRSGGNGNCVEVADNLGAVVLVRDSKDRTGPVLEFRPATWAAFAMSLKDGMPSA; translated from the coding sequence ATGTACGACGTCAACATGTCCAGCGCCAGGTGGCGTACGAGCAGTCGTTCAGGTGGTAACGGCAACTGTGTCGAGGTTGCCGACAACCTCGGAGCCGTCGTTCTGGTGCGGGACAGCAAGGACCGGACCGGCCCGGTGCTGGAGTTCCGGCCAGCCACATGGGCGGCCTTCGCGATGTCGCTGAAGGACGGGATGCCCTCGGCGTAA
- a CDS encoding helix-turn-helix domain-containing protein, with protein sequence MTRSRARDLNVCGVTAAITVIDGKWKTSLLWLLESGPHLPAELRRRLPGLTEKVLTQALREMESDGLVHREVHDVLPLKTVYSLTPFGRDLAEALAPLSDWGHRRLDRLAAAQPSAS encoded by the coding sequence ATGACGCGCAGCCGTGCCCGGGATCTGAACGTCTGCGGGGTGACCGCCGCGATCACCGTGATCGACGGCAAGTGGAAGACGTCGCTGCTCTGGCTGCTGGAATCCGGCCCGCACCTCCCCGCCGAGCTACGGCGGCGGCTGCCCGGCCTCACCGAGAAGGTGCTGACCCAGGCGCTACGCGAGATGGAGAGCGACGGGCTGGTGCACCGGGAGGTGCACGACGTACTGCCGCTGAAGACTGTCTATTCGCTGACCCCGTTCGGCCGCGACCTCGCCGAGGCGCTGGCGCCACTCTCCGACTGGGGACACCGCCGCCTGGACAGGCTCGCCGCCGCCCAGCCGTCGGCCTCCTGA
- a CDS encoding NAD(P)-dependent oxidoreductase — translation MRAGFQQPEQRRLPLAVDHGDRGGHPADVQIPGTAARHLRPLNPSAHKFRSTSMSSHPEHSAVTVLGLGPMGRALAGAFLDAGLPTTVWNRTPGRETALVERGAAGVGSVAEAVAASDLTVVCVVNNDAVDAILRTDAVADALKGRTVANLSADTPQRARDVAAWAAEHGIGYLDGAIMTPTSTIGTPDGVFIHSGPGDLYRRHRPVLERLGGTHTHVGEEIGRAAAYDIALLDIFWTSMAGWAHALAVARAEGISARELAPFAQGIGAILPPVFEQTAAEVEDGSYSGADNPITSAASTMAHIVHASEAHGIDASVMRAVEGLTRRVIGLGHGTDGFLRVAELLGRR, via the coding sequence GTGCGGGCCGGATTCCAGCAGCCAGAGCAGCGACGTCTTCCACTTGCCGTCGATCACGGTGATCGCGGCGGTCACCCCGCAGACGTTCAGATCCCGGGCACGGCTGCGCGTCATCTACGTCCTCTTAACCCAAGTGCGCACAAGTTCAGGAGTACCAGCATGTCCTCACACCCCGAACACTCCGCTGTCACGGTACTCGGTCTCGGACCGATGGGCCGGGCCCTGGCCGGCGCGTTCCTGGATGCCGGCCTGCCGACCACGGTCTGGAACCGGACTCCCGGCCGGGAGACCGCCCTGGTCGAGCGGGGCGCGGCCGGCGTCGGCTCGGTCGCGGAGGCGGTCGCCGCGAGTGACCTGACCGTGGTCTGCGTGGTCAACAACGACGCGGTGGACGCGATCCTCCGGACCGACGCCGTCGCCGACGCGCTCAAGGGGCGTACGGTGGCGAACCTCAGTGCCGACACGCCGCAGCGGGCCCGGGACGTCGCCGCCTGGGCGGCCGAGCACGGCATCGGCTACCTGGACGGCGCGATCATGACGCCGACCAGCACCATCGGTACGCCGGACGGCGTATTCATCCACAGTGGTCCGGGCGACCTCTACCGGCGGCACCGGCCCGTGCTGGAGAGGCTGGGCGGCACGCACACGCACGTCGGCGAGGAGATCGGCCGGGCGGCGGCGTACGACATCGCCCTGCTCGACATCTTCTGGACCTCGATGGCGGGCTGGGCGCACGCGCTGGCGGTGGCCCGGGCGGAGGGGATCAGCGCCCGGGAACTCGCGCCCTTCGCCCAGGGCATCGGCGCGATCCTGCCGCCGGTCTTCGAGCAGACGGCGGCGGAGGTCGAGGACGGCAGCTACTCCGGTGCGGACAACCCGATCACCTCGGCGGCCTCGACCATGGCGCACATCGTGCACGCCTCCGAGGCGCACGGGATCGACGCGAGCGTGATGCGGGCGGTCGAGGGTCTGACCCGCCGGGTGATCGGGCTCGGCCACGGCACGGACGGCTTCCTCCGGGTGGCCGAACTCCTCGGTCGCCGTTAG
- a CDS encoding family 43 glycosylhydrolase produces MITIHRPKAARRLLTTAVVAVLVSTLGATVPAAPALAAPGPSFTNPLVGAPNSADPSIVYSNGNWYYIATTWTSRIVMRTSSTMAGLKNAPERTVFTLAPGPGCCTMWAPDIQWINNRWYIYFSAEPSPGQGARRTGVLESNGTDPLGPYTYRGILNLEPNNGWAIDGSVVRFNGYVNHFVYSAFRGGEQGLFIAPMSSPTQVSRNGTRISSPTLSWERQGGAVNEGPYAVYNGGRTFLTYSASSCNTPDYKLGTLTWTGGDPMSPSSWTKRSTPIFQRSDANGVYGPGHASFTRSPDGAETWIVYHANSSTNQGCGTTRTTRAQKIGWNSDGTPNPGVPVRTGTTIAGPSGDS; encoded by the coding sequence ATGATCACGATCCACAGACCGAAAGCGGCGCGACGGCTGCTGACCACCGCCGTCGTCGCCGTACTCGTGTCGACCCTGGGCGCGACCGTCCCCGCCGCCCCGGCGCTCGCCGCGCCCGGACCGTCGTTCACCAACCCCCTCGTCGGCGCCCCGAACAGCGCGGACCCGTCGATCGTCTACAGCAACGGCAACTGGTACTACATCGCCACCACCTGGACCTCCCGAATCGTCATGCGCACCTCGTCCACCATGGCCGGGCTGAAGAACGCGCCGGAACGAACCGTGTTCACCCTCGCCCCCGGGCCGGGCTGCTGCACCATGTGGGCACCGGACATCCAGTGGATCAACAACCGGTGGTACATCTACTTCTCCGCCGAACCCTCCCCCGGCCAGGGCGCACGCCGCACCGGCGTACTCGAAAGCAACGGCACCGACCCACTCGGCCCGTACACCTACCGAGGCATCCTCAACCTCGAACCCAACAACGGATGGGCGATCGACGGCAGCGTCGTCCGGTTCAACGGCTACGTGAACCACTTCGTCTACTCCGCCTTCCGAGGCGGCGAACAAGGACTGTTCATCGCCCCGATGTCCTCACCGACCCAGGTCTCCCGCAACGGCACACGAATCTCGTCCCCGACACTGTCCTGGGAACGGCAGGGCGGCGCGGTCAACGAAGGCCCGTACGCCGTCTACAACGGCGGACGAACCTTCCTGACGTACTCGGCCAGTTCCTGCAACACACCCGACTACAAGCTCGGCACCCTGACCTGGACCGGCGGCGACCCGATGTCGCCCAGCTCCTGGACGAAGCGATCGACACCCATCTTCCAGCGCAGCGACGCCAACGGCGTCTACGGCCCGGGCCACGCCTCCTTCACCAGATCACCCGACGGCGCGGAAACCTGGATCGTCTACCACGCCAACTCCTCCACCAACCAGGGCTGCGGCACCACCCGCACCACCCGAGCACAGAAGATCGGCTGGAACTCCGACGGCACCCCGAACCCCGGCGTACCGGTCCGCACCGGCACCACCATCGCCGGCCCCTCCGGCGACTCGTAA